TGGTTCCCTTACTGTGGGTATTAACACAAGTCTCAAGGATAAACTGCAAGTAGCTGGACCTCCTAGACATTTCAGTTCTACTTATCTGCAAAAATTCTAAAACAGAGTGAAGTCTTCTAGGCCTTCTTATCAAGTTGAGTCGAAAAATTGTTAAAGTGGAATTGACATCTACCTCAAATGCAGCAGCTATTAGTTTGGCACATTGACATTTTAAGCATACCAAGAAAACGTCATCTTATGCAAGTATTATCATGGTCCATGCTACAGCCAAATCACCAATAGATAGATTTacttttcatatcttgaaagaaaaTTCCATAGATAGATGGTGCCGACATTATTCCCTAGCCtatgaccttttttttttttttataagcctATGACCTGGTTATCCCTCTTCATCTTATACATTCCttgcttcaaaaaaagaaaaaaaaaacttctgcATTCCTTATATATCTTTTCTGATTGCTTACCTATTTCAATGGATTTTGATATAATAATGTACCAACTTAGCATTCCCCACGACCAATACAAGCCTAATTACCTAATTTTACATCAACTTTACATTGGTTGTCCTCCCTAAtggtatttaattttaattaagtaCACTTTCAAGAAAATTAATTACAAAATCAGGTCTCATAAATACAAGTATATCACCAGACAAACAATTTCCAAACAACATGATGAAAATATTTTACAACTCATATTATTTGTCCCCGTATCTTCACAAAATCTTTTCATGTTCCTTTCGATATACTTTAAAAAATGTCAAATTCAAACAAATTATTAAGTCAGTAAATACTAATGAAGTGGAAATTGAATTCAACGGAATTAAGGGAAAACTAAATGAATTGATGGATTCATGAAAAGAGTATTGGTATTCATATTCATCTCAAGATCATCTAACATAAACCAGTATCAattccttaattttttttttgttattatttaacAAAAANNNNNNNNNNNNNNNNNNNNNNNNNNNNNNNNNNNNNNNNNNNNNNNNNNNNNNNNNNNNNNNNNNNNNNNNNNNNNNNNNNNNNNNNNNNNNNNNNNNNNNNNNNNNNNNNNNNNNNNNNNNNNNNNNNNNNNNNNNNNNAAAAAAAACCCCAAAAAAGGAAATAAGGATCAAAAAATTTACAAAAAGGAAAAAGATTGGAGATTAATTAATATTAgtgtaattaattaattaaaattctCAAATTAAAGACAGAATTTCATCAGTAGTAGGTCTAAATCTTCTTGATGGTGATTCAATCATAGATGATTTCGTCGACGATGCCATTGAAATTGATGAAATTGTTGATGTTGGTGAAGATAACGTCGATGATGGCGAAGAAATTGTTGACACCGGTGATGATATTGTTGACACCGGTGATGATATTGTTGACACCGGTGATGATGGAACAAGATCGATAAGATCACTTGATGAATcattcaattttcttttattaGAAATTGCAGAATCTTTAATATCAGCCAAGATTTGATGTTGCTGATGAAGATAATCATCTCTGATAATATGATTCTTCAATCTCTTAACATCGGAAAGTTGAACAGGTTTAACCAAAAAATCTTCTGCACCTTCTTCCAAACAGCGATTAATTCTTGGcaaaacattctcggaagacatAATCACAACTGGAATTTCTTTAAACAGTGAAGACTCCTTAATCTTTTTCAATAACTCATAACCAGTCATACCAGGCATCCAGTAATCAGTAATAATCATATTAACTTTCAATGCTCCAGATGATGAACATGTTTTGTTGTAATCAACATCTAATCCAAGCAATTGCAATGCTCTTTTTCCGCTATCAACTGCTGTTACTTTACATGAAGATATTTTCAACAACCTTTCAATAACTTTCCGATCTATATTACTATCATCGACGGCCAAAACATGTAACTCTTCTTCCTGATGATGTTCGAATCGTTTGAAACTCTGTAACTTGTCTGTATGCATAGAAAGCATATCAACACTTGCCATTGTATAAGACTTGATATAACCTATTTACTtgttattcttctttttcttgtgagCTAGGAaatgcttcttcttctttgctgttgttgttgttgatgagagAATATGTTGTTGTGGGGATGAGATGATATAAGAAAATGAAAAGAGAAAGTTGTATATTTATATTGGTGGATGGagttaagaattttttaatgTATGTAATGAATCGATTTGTCTGTGTCTACTGGATCTTTTCTTTCTCTCACTGCACAAAATCAACAAAATCTACTTTTTTAAAGTTAAGCGAGATTCTGAAAATCCTTTTTCGTGATCTGCCAAATCAATCCGCAATTCTCTCTCTTCTCTGTCCTATCCTATCTTCAACTTCTCGTATATTTACAGTATCTCGTGATATTTTGGTAAGATACGTGGGGAGTCACAGTAGTTAATGAAAAATGTGCGGGAGATGTGAAGGGGGATACGAAACAAGATTTGACAACACAAAACGGATGGCTTTAAATTATGGTTAGGTCATATGAAAGGAGGGACTGGAGTGAAAGAGATGACAAGGACCTGTACGCGGACAGAGCTATGTACATGTTTGTTTGTTAACCGGGGTGGGGGTGGTCACACCCAGTTGACAGGGTGGACTTGACTAAATGGTTTTAGCTCTTTATTATACTGAATTAGTGAAAAGATTATGCGTACGATTTTGGATCTGAATTTGATATGAGAAAGATTACGCCAAGAAGATCTAATGACAGATCACAAGGTTGAAAGACGGATGAGTTCGACAACTAACATAGGTACGATCCCATCCAACAATGTTACGATATTATATCTATGGCAGCAGTGTTTTATTTTCTAACAATTTTGGCTCTAATATTAGTCGTGCATTTGGATGCTTCCGAAGAATATGACAATGATACATGGCTTAGCCCAGTTGGGTCGTAAATTGGCTCCAAAATGAGGTCATCAATCGACGCAAAACAACTTCATCCATGTCTAGATGAAAACCTTATGATTAGCTATTTTAGATGGTTGTGAATCATTTTGCATAAGTAAATCAGACATTGAAGTTTAATATATATATTCCCTTCATTTCAAAATAATAAACTGATTTCAAGTATAAAAAATGGTTATTTCGTATTACTGTTAGACTATTATAGCGCATAGGATCCTAAAAAGACCTGGTTTGAATTTGGATTTCGATCAAATGGTAAACTGGTGCTGGCTGCTATGTCCGTTTGGAAAAATTACGAACCATTTGATCCAACGGCTCATTATATTAATGAACCTTTTTAATTGACCTATTgacaatctcttcttcttcttgaacgTGAACTTG
This window of the Papaver somniferum cultivar HN1 unplaced genomic scaffold, ASM357369v1 unplaced-scaffold_65, whole genome shotgun sequence genome carries:
- the LOC113343780 gene encoding two-component response regulator ARR6-like, producing MASVDMLSMHTDKLQSFKRFEHHQEEELHVLAVDDSNIDRKVIERLLKISSCKVTAVDSGKRALQLLGLDVDYNKTCSSSGALKVNMIITDYWMPGMTGYELLKKIKESSLFKEIPVVIMSSENVLPRINRCLEEGAEDFLVKPVQLSDVKRLKNHIIRDDYLHQQHQILADIKDSAISNKRKLNDSSSDLIDLVPSSPVSTISSPVSTISSPVSTISSPSSTLSSPTSTISSISMASSTKSSMIESPSRRFRPTTDEILSLI